The following proteins come from a genomic window of Candidatus Caldatribacterium sp.:
- a CDS encoding 2-isopropylmalate synthase, which yields MRRIRIFDTTLRDGEQSPGVALNPQEKLEIALQLARLQVDVIEAGFPIASPGDAEGVKLVAQNVKGPAICALARAKEKDIDIAWESLKPAEYPIIHTFIATSDIHLKHKLRLSREEALEQAVWAVKYAKKYVPEVEFSAEDATRSDWEYLSRVYAAVIEAGATIINVPDTVGYITPFEMQELIRYLFEHTRGIEKVIVSVHCHNDLGLATANSLAAVLAGAGQVECTINGIGERAGNAALEEIAMGLYVRRDFFQAETNLNFQEIYRTSRLVSQRTGMLVQPNKAIVGQNAFAHESGIHQDGVLKEKLTYEIMDAKLIGREDRVLVLGKHSGRHAFAKKIEELGYKLSEEELNQAFQRFKQLADQKKEITEDDLKAIVSEEVAKPEEIYRLDFVHVCSGNNILPTATVRLVKDGKEILEGVSTGVGPVDAAYKAISKMLGISSSLVNYTLQSISGGTEALGEVIVRILDGDEEYIGRGSSQDVVVASVMAYLSAINRMAQRKRRLNPQRDYRES from the coding sequence ATGCGGAGAATCCGCATTTTCGACACTACCCTCCGGGACGGGGAGCAGTCCCCGGGGGTAGCCCTGAACCCTCAGGAGAAACTCGAAATTGCCCTGCAGCTTGCCCGCCTCCAAGTGGACGTCATTGAAGCGGGCTTTCCCATTGCCTCACCCGGGGACGCGGAAGGGGTAAAGCTCGTCGCCCAGAACGTGAAGGGACCCGCCATATGCGCCCTTGCCCGGGCCAAGGAAAAGGACATCGACATCGCCTGGGAGTCCCTGAAGCCCGCCGAGTACCCCATCATCCACACCTTCATCGCCACATCCGATATTCACCTAAAGCACAAGCTCCGCCTCTCCCGGGAGGAAGCCCTCGAGCAGGCGGTATGGGCGGTGAAGTACGCCAAAAAGTACGTACCCGAGGTGGAATTCTCCGCCGAAGATGCCACCCGCTCAGACTGGGAGTACCTGAGCCGGGTGTACGCTGCGGTGATTGAGGCAGGGGCAACCATCATCAACGTCCCCGACACCGTCGGGTACATCACGCCCTTTGAAATGCAAGAGCTCATCCGGTACCTCTTCGAGCACACCAGGGGCATCGAGAAGGTCATCGTGAGCGTCCACTGCCACAATGATCTTGGCCTTGCCACCGCGAACTCCCTGGCGGCGGTTTTAGCCGGAGCCGGGCAAGTGGAGTGCACCATAAACGGCATCGGCGAGCGAGCAGGAAATGCGGCCCTTGAGGAAATCGCCATGGGCCTCTACGTCCGGCGGGACTTCTTCCAGGCTGAGACCAACCTGAACTTCCAGGAGATTTACCGGACGAGCCGCTTGGTGAGCCAGAGGACCGGGATGCTTGTCCAGCCGAACAAGGCCATTGTGGGACAGAACGCCTTTGCCCACGAGTCGGGTATCCACCAGGACGGCGTCCTCAAGGAGAAGCTCACCTACGAGATCATGGACGCCAAACTCATCGGTCGGGAAGACCGGGTGCTTGTCCTTGGGAAGCACTCCGGGCGCCACGCCTTTGCCAAGAAAATCGAGGAGCTCGGGTACAAGCTCTCGGAAGAGGAGCTCAACCAGGCGTTCCAGCGCTTCAAGCAGCTTGCCGACCAGAAGAAGGAAATCACCGAGGACGATCTCAAGGCCATTGTTTCTGAAGAAGTGGCAAAGCCTGAGGAAATCTACCGCCTTGACTTCGTCCACGTGTGCTCGGGAAATAATATTCTCCCCACCGCCACGGTGCGCCTTGTGAAAGATGGAAAAGAGATTCTCGAGGGCGTCTCCACAGGTGTCGGACCGGTGGATGCGGCTTATAAAGCCATAAGCAAGATGCTTGGGATTTCCTCAAGCCTCGTCAACTACACCCTCCAGTCCATAAGCGGGGGAACAGAGGCCCTCGGGGAGGTCATCGTTCGGATTCTCGACGGAGACGAGGAGTACATCGGACGGGGTTCAAGCCAAGATGTGGTGGTCGCAAGCGTTATGGCCTACCTTTCGGCCA